The genome window TTAGCCCTGTGGCTACTATTCATATAATAGTTATACCTAAAAAACATATCAAAAGTTTAAATGATATTGAAGAAAATGATTTATTATTAATGGGAAAGATTTTAAGTGCCATTAATAAAATAGCAAAAGATAAAAAAATAGATAGCGAAGGCTATCGTGTAGTTAATAATTGTGGAGAAAATGGTGGACAAACTGTTGATCACATACATTTTCATCTATTAGGTGGAAGAAATATGATGTGGCCTCCGGGTTAATCTTGCTTTAAATATAGATATTTAGTATAATTAAAAATGTGCAATTTTCAAGTTCCCATGGAATAAGTCCACTAGCCAAAAATTTTAAATAAAGTTAAAAAGTAAGATGGTTAGTAGTGGAGGGAGGGATATTAGTGAGTGAAATTAAAGTGGGTAAAAACGAAACATTGGATAGTGCCCTTCGTAGATTTAAGCGTTCTTGCCAAAAATCTGGGGTTTTATCTGAATGGCGTAAACGTGAACACTATGAAAAGCCAAGTGTGAAAAAGAAAAAGAAAGCCGAAGCAGCAGCTAAAAAGAAGGCTAAGAAAAGATAATTTGGGGTGATAAGATGTCCCTACAAGATCAATTGATGGCAGATATGAAAGATTCTATGAGAGCTAAAGAGGCTGGTAAGAAAAAACTAACTGTTATTAGAATGGTTAGGTCTGCTATTAAAAACATAGAAATAAATGAAAAAAGAGAATTAAACGATGCAGATATCGTTGAAGTTCTTGCAAAAGAAGTAAAGCAACGCCGTGATGCAATACCTGATTACGAGAATGCCAACCGACCAGATATAGTGGAAAGCTTATTAAGTGAAATTGACATATTAATGGAGTATCTTCCTAAACAATTATCAGAAGAAGAAATTCGTAGCTTAGTAAAAGAAGTTATTTCTGAAGTAGGAGGAAGTTCTCCTAATGACATGGGAAAAGTCATGGGCAAATTAATGCCCAAGGTTAAAGGTAAAGCTGATGGTAAGTTAGTTAACCAAATAGTTAAAGAATTGTTAGTTAATTAAAATAAACAGGTAGTCTAAACATGAATAATGCTAGACTACCTGTTTTGTATTCTTTTGAAAGGAGTTGAATTATTTGAAAAGATTAACTTGGATATTTTTCTTATTAATTTTCATAAGTTTAAGTATTGTACCAGGGTTTTCTGCTAATGATAAGGTTATGGTTGTACCAATTGATAGTACTGTCGAAAAA of Desulfonispora thiosulfatigenes DSM 11270 contains these proteins:
- a CDS encoding histidine triad nucleotide-binding protein, coding for MSDCLFCKIVNKEIPSEAVYEDEFVYAFHDISPVATIHIIVIPKKHIKSLNDIEENDLLLMGKILSAINKIAKDKKIDSEGYRVVNNCGENGGQTVDHIHFHLLGGRNMMWPPG
- the rpsU gene encoding 30S ribosomal protein S21, whose protein sequence is MSEIKVGKNETLDSALRRFKRSCQKSGVLSEWRKREHYEKPSVKKKKKAEAAAKKKAKKR
- a CDS encoding GatB/YqeY domain-containing protein; this translates as MSLQDQLMADMKDSMRAKEAGKKKLTVIRMVRSAIKNIEINEKRELNDADIVEVLAKEVKQRRDAIPDYENANRPDIVESLLSEIDILMEYLPKQLSEEEIRSLVKEVISEVGGSSPNDMGKVMGKLMPKVKGKADGKLVNQIVKELLVN